The following nucleotide sequence is from Cytophagia bacterium CHB2.
CAAAGCAGTTATTTTTGGAGACGGAAACAGTATCAGCAAAACTAGCTTGCTACGCCAAATTGAGAAACTAAGAGTGCATGCCAATTTTCTTCTGCCAGGATTTCGGAGCGATATTTATAACTACATAAATGCGATTGATTTATTTGTTTTGCCGTCAGACAGCGAGGGGATGCCATTGGCGATTGTTGAGTCCCTTTACCTGAAGAAGCCCACGGTTGTTTTTTCGGATGGCGGCGGTGTCCACGAAGTTATCCTCAACGGCAGGACAGGTTATGTCGTCAACAGCGAACAAGAGCTTGCCGATCTAATTCAAAGATTCTACCACGAAAAAGAAGATTTGTGCCGTGTTGCAGAAAATGGGTATCGATATGTGTTGGATACCTTCCAAGTAAGCCGGATAGCCCTTGAATACAGACGTGCGTTCGAAGCGGTTGCTGGTTTCTTCGCGTCTTCTAAGACGTTGGAACCCGCGACACCGGCTCATCCCAAGGCTGCATACACTGTTGAGTGAATATTGTGCTCAAATGCTTTGACTCAATTTGGCAATTAACAAAATCCATTCGACCTTGTTGCATAATCAACAATGTATATTTCAAGAAGCAAAAGCTCAGAAGTATTTGAGTTTATACCTAACTCGCCACAAGCAAAGCCTGAGGTGAATATCTGCTTCTTACAGGACAATCTTTACTCGCCCGAAGCAACAGAATGGACCGGCACGCATTTGCAAAATTTCCTCCTCGCCAAGCATTTCAAAGCTGCTGGTATTAGCGTGTGCTTTTTAGCGGCTTCTGCCAGTCCTGAGATCAAGCCCTCGAATCTCTATCACGGTATGCCGGTTTATTCTCTGAAGGTACCCGAGATTGCGCCTTTTGCGGTCGCGTGGACAAAAACGATGAGATTGCTTCAGAGCATTTCGCCGGATTTTGTTTATGTTAAAGGCCGCTCATGGCTCGCGGGCGTGGCGCGAGCCTATGCCAGCGCGACCGGGGCAAAATTCATGTGGGCTTCAAATAATGAAGATGGATGTGGGCCGTGGAAATATTCCAGGAAAACGTTGATATCTTCCAAGAGTCCGTTGCGCAAAGCGGCCAAACTTTTCGTGAGTGCGACTGAAGACATGATCTATGCCCGCGCCATCGCGGGAGCGGATTTTTGCATCAATCAAACGCATCGCCAACAACGCCAGCTTGAAAAAGCCTTTCAAAAAAAAGGTGTCGTCATTCGTTCGATTCAGGAAGTTCCGGCTGGCCCATTCCAAAAAGACTCTGAGCCATTTTTGCTTTGGGTCGGCTACTTCGCTCGTGAAAAGGGGCCGGAGTGGTTTTTGAAATTGGCTCACGCTTTTCGGGATGCTCCGTTCAAATTCTGCATGGTCGGCGCGCCCTCGCCCAATCTGCCAATGACGGAAGAGCTATTACTTGCACAACAGAATGCCAATTTTCAATATTTGGGACAATTGCCGCATGCTAAAGTTCTCAAGCTAATGGAGCGTGCGTGGCTGCTGGTGAGTACGAGTGGCTCGAATGGCGATGGCATCCCAAACGCGATGGTGGAAGCCTGGCTGCGCGAAGTGCCGACGTTATCACTGCAACTTGATCCTGAAGGTATTATTCAAAAACATGGCGTGGGTGTCGTGGCGCAGAATTTTGAAGAACTCCGCGTTGCTTTACCCGGACTTTTGAGTATGTCTGACCGGCTGCAAGAGATGGGAAAGCAAGCTCGGCGAAAGGCGCAGGAACTCTTTGGCGGCAAAACGAATATAGCGCGCTATCTTGAGATCATGTTTCCGGAAAAGGCGGCGCCAGTTAATTCGCTGGATTTGAACGTCCGATGAAGATTTGCTTTGTTATGGATTTTCTTGACCCCGAACGTGTCGGCGGGCGATCCTCTCGCTTCGCGGTTTGGGTGATCGTGCTTTGCGCTGTTGGCTATAATCTTGCCACCGCTTCGCGGTTGGGGGATTATTTTTGGCGCTGCTGGCTATAATCCTGTCACCGCTTCGCGGTTGGGATGGTGCCTGGTGCCGACGGCTATAATCTTGTCACTGCTTCGCGGTTCGGGATTGTGTTTGGTGCTGTTGGCTATAATCCTGTCACCGCTTCGCGGTTGGGATGATGCCTGGCGGCACTGGCAAGAGAAAGCGCGCCGGCAGGGCTGAAGATGTGTCGGGTACCACCGGCATCGAATCCCGAAGGGATGAAAAGATTATAGCCTGGGCGCATCGAATCCGTTTTGAATCCCGAAGGGATGACAGAAAACCGGTTTCCTCGAATCCTGAAGAAGGGGAAGAAGATCAATCCAGCCATTCGAACAGAAACCGTTCTTCGTATTGCACCTGAAATTTGTCAAGCATTTCCAGATATTCTTCGCGGAATGTCTTCTTGCGGTGATGCGCTTCTTGCTTGAGAATATATTTGTACACTTTGTCGAGTTGGGAGTGCGCGTAGGAAAACGCGCCATACCCCTCCTGCCATGCGAATCTGCCCTTGATCCAATCCTGTCCGTTGATGAAATTGCTGGAATTGTTTTTGACATCACGAATCAGATCAGAGATCGCCATCGCTGGTTTCAGGCCGAAAAAGACGTGGGTGTGGTCAGCCACACCGTTGACGATGATCGGTTTGCAGCCTTTGTTTTTGATGATACCAGCCATGTACTTGAATACCTCGTCACGCCACGGCTTTTGTAGCAGGTTAGATCGACCTTTTACGGCGAAAACAGCCTGAATGTAGATCTGTGTGAAGGTTCCGGCCATAAGATTTCCCTCCATTTGCATTTGTGGGTGATTTGGTAAATGTGTTTGACAACATTGTCGGAAATGATTCCATTTCTGCTATAATTCTTTTCACCGCTTCGCGGTTGGGATGATGCCTGGTACTGTTGGCTATGATCCTGCCACCGCTTCGCGGTTCGGGATGGTGCCTGGTGCCGACGGCTATAATCCTGCCACCGCTTCGCGGTTGGGGATGGTGCCTGGTGCCGACGGCTATAATCTTGCCACCGCTTCGCGGTTGGGATGATGCCTGGTACTGTTGGCTATGATCCTGCCGCCGCTTCGCGGTTGGGACGATGCATGGCGGCATTGGCAACAGATAGCGCGCCGGCAGGGCGGAAGATGTGTCGGGTACCACCAGCATCGAATCCCGAAGGGATGAAAAGATTATAGCCTTGGCGCATGCAATCTGTTTTGAATCCCGAAAGGATGACAAAAATCACTGATTCGCGGCTTGGCGCTGTGTTAAAATATGAAGGCATGAAAACCAAGACAAGCGCTTTTTTGATGGTCGAGCATGAGTTGCCAACCATGACCTTCTGCTTCGCCATGGATTTTCACTACACCGAACGCATCGGAGGCGCAGAGGTGCAAGCCTGGTTGCTGGCCAAAGAACTGGCGCGGCGCGGTTTCGAGGTTCATTACCTCGCGCAATCACTGCGCAGCAAGGCAGAGGTGACTGAGTCGCGCGATGGGGTTCACCTTCACTGGGTCAGAAACCCGGGCTATTTGCAATGGCGGAACGGCCTGCACTATTATCGCGCACTCAAGCGCATCAATCCCGATCTGTTGATTCAGCGCACCACGTCGTTCAACACCGGCGTTATCGGTTTCTATGCCCGAAAACATCGCAAACAGTTTGCCTGGATTTGCACGGATAACGACATTCCAGCGCGCTGGTTCTTCGCTCGAAAAGAAATCCGCACGATCCCAGCAAAAAATTTGTTGGGAAAACTGAAAAGTCCGCTCCTATTGGTCAATGCTATTGTTCATGATCTCGCCCGCGATTGGGGCATGAAACAAGCATCGCATATTTTCACCCAGAACGACGAACAGTTCAGCAGGTTGTTTAGCAACTACAAACGATCTTCGTTGCGCATGCCTTCGGGGCACGAATTACCGGAAGTCAGAATCTTACCCCAACAGCGATTTCACGGCAAAACTATTCTGTGGGTGGGGAATCTTGGATCCAACAAGCGCCCCGAGAAATATCTGCAACTGGCAAGAATGATGAAGCGGCGTGAATGGAAATTCGTGATGATTGGCGGACGCGAGGGCGCGAACAGTTTCGATGAATTTTTTGCCAAGTCTCGTCCTGAGAATCTTCTCTGGCTTGGGGAACTATCCTTCCAGGACACCGCAGCATGGTTTGATCGAGCAGCAATACTGATCAACACTTCGGAGTCAGAAGGCCTGCCCAACACTTTTATTCAAGCCTGGCTGCGTGGTGTGCCGGTGGTGACATTGGGCGTCGATCCAAATCAGCATATTAAAAAAAATGATCTGGGCCGGACGGAAAGCAACCTGCAAGCTATGGCAAATGCATTGCATGAATTGTTGGCAGACGAAGCTCGTTACTGTAGAATGTCCGAACGCATTGCTGCATTTGCTTCTCGCCAGTTTACCATCACAACCGTTGCCGATCACTTTCTCAAGGCCATTCACGCCAGCAAAACTGCCGCGCAATCCCGTTTGGCCGATACGCATTCGCAATTGGCGTGTGCCTCATAAAGTGGCTGGCACAGTTCGAAATCTAGGGGCCATTATTGTAGACGAGTTGCGTTTTGAGTTCTTGCAGCATGCTTTGCAACAAATCGGCAAGCGCCTGTCTCTGCTTGATCTCGGCTGTGGCCAAAAGCCATATCGCGAACTCTATGCGGCATACGCTCAAAAGTCCTTCGGCCTAGATGTACCAACCACGCAACACGGCATGCAAGCCATTGAGGTGCAGGGCCGCGGCACAGAGCTACCCTTTAGTGATCAGACGTTCGATCTGGTTTTTTGCACCGAAGTGATGGAGCATGT
It contains:
- a CDS encoding glycosyltransferase family 4 protein, with the protein product MYISRSKSSEVFEFIPNSPQAKPEVNICFLQDNLYSPEATEWTGTHLQNFLLAKHFKAAGISVCFLAASASPEIKPSNLYHGMPVYSLKVPEIAPFAVAWTKTMRLLQSISPDFVYVKGRSWLAGVARAYASATGAKFMWASNNEDGCGPWKYSRKTLISSKSPLRKAAKLFVSATEDMIYARAIAGADFCINQTHRQQRQLEKAFQKKGVVIRSIQEVPAGPFQKDSEPFLLWVGYFAREKGPEWFLKLAHAFRDAPFKFCMVGAPSPNLPMTEELLLAQQNANFQYLGQLPHAKVLKLMERAWLLVSTSGSNGDGIPNAMVEAWLREVPTLSLQLDPEGIIQKHGVGVVAQNFEELRVALPGLLSMSDRLQEMGKQARRKAQELFGGKTNIARYLEIMFPEKAAPVNSLDLNVR
- the tnpA gene encoding IS200/IS605 family transposase, with translation MAGTFTQIYIQAVFAVKGRSNLLQKPWRDEVFKYMAGIIKNKGCKPIIVNGVADHTHVFFGLKPAMAISDLIRDVKNNSSNFINGQDWIKGRFAWQEGYGAFSYAHSQLDKVYKYILKQEAHHRKKTFREEYLEMLDKFQVQYEERFLFEWLD
- a CDS encoding glycosyltransferase family 4 protein, translated to MQSVLNPERMTKITDSRLGAVLKYEGMKTKTSAFLMVEHELPTMTFCFAMDFHYTERIGGAEVQAWLLAKELARRGFEVHYLAQSLRSKAEVTESRDGVHLHWVRNPGYLQWRNGLHYYRALKRINPDLLIQRTTSFNTGVIGFYARKHRKQFAWICTDNDIPARWFFARKEIRTIPAKNLLGKLKSPLLLVNAIVHDLARDWGMKQASHIFTQNDEQFSRLFSNYKRSSLRMPSGHELPEVRILPQQRFHGKTILWVGNLGSNKRPEKYLQLARMMKRREWKFVMIGGREGANSFDEFFAKSRPENLLWLGELSFQDTAAWFDRAAILINTSESEGLPNTFIQAWLRGVPVVTLGVDPNQHIKKNDLGRTESNLQAMANALHELLADEARYCRMSERIAAFASRQFTITTVADHFLKAIHASKTAAQSRLADTHSQLACAS
- a CDS encoding class I SAM-dependent methyltransferase → MIWAGRKATCKLWQMHCMNCWQTKLVTVECPNALLHLLLASLPSQPLPITFSRPFTPAKLPRNPVWPIRIRNWRVPHKVAGTVRNLGAIIVDELRFEFLQHALQQIGKRLSLLDLGCGQKPYRELYAAYAQKSFGLDVPTTQHGMQAIEVQGRGTELPFSDQTFDLVFCTEVMEHVAEPKRMLQEIHRVLKPGGYLILTTPFLVPVHEAPYDFFRYTPYGLQHLLEQASFCIVTRETFAEAFGVLISLLVQLQLKFWSALAHLLRFPRLYSLLNPVIFFLVYLPQRTYVALLKAGRRVKGGERVIRQLSYTAKGYGVLAVKS